From Anopheles arabiensis isolate DONGOLA chromosome 3, AaraD3, whole genome shotgun sequence, a single genomic window includes:
- the LOC120902903 gene encoding U3 small nucleolar ribonucleoprotein protein MPP10: MVKATTASPLPAGTQLDLKSYVKEFRKHIKHPENFMKVQKPLAKKLKQFVKEIYDRGTKNATVTQDGPALPYLDELVTEEMDDEQIWQQLELKNDHFIDQDLKKFLEVVSKNEKRLQLPFTTKTQSEVGDDSGAGSSGEEMEMDSDEENEANGDGMESEEEDEQDGEEMDSDEELTEKKSKKLKKKDKNGKKKKKQLKGKKSVVDDRFFKLDDMARFLDEEDERERRRQYGLAEKNPLIEVDYFDEHTGEDDGDISDLKYSDFFEDEDDEDDDTDEDDDEEEKDDDAEEEDEDASAAEEEDEDEDDEEDEDDDEDESPDGQKDEEEGELSDEAEMERNRKLRYEIYKGENGMSPPRSEKPPKKAVIDQPDTSDSEEEKAPDGPKSSYELRQEKLKEKISKMEAGMLKDKPWQLKGEISAETRPKNSLLEEVLQYEHTTRPAPVVTEDTTMRLEDIIKQRIRNKAFDDVERKVRPPDNPREYRKQLVLDGEKSKLSLAQVYEQDYLKQLELANPDAAAQAGEEEEPKEHKEIRSMMKVVLAQLDALSNFHYTPRPAVPELKILTNTPAISMEEVAPVATSDATLLAPEEVHRRPKADVMSKDERTKTDQNRERRLKKRFQREKYRRETEREQRQLEKASASGMAKQNRALQTSLMKKVTKAKNVQQMAETSTGPSKSSTAFFSQLQDEVRSQVKAKTDGTKKKKKNTENLIASNFKL; the protein is encoded by the exons ATGGTTAAAGCAACGACGGCATCTCCGCTGCCGGCGGGCACGCAGCTCGACCTAAAATCGTACGTCAAAGAGTTCCGCAAGCACATCAAACATCCGGAGAATTTTATGAA GGTGCAGAAACCGCTGGCAAAGAAGTTGAAGCAGTTCGTGAAGGAAATCTACGATCGGGGCACGAAAAATGCCACCGTCACGCAGGATGGGCCGGCCTTGCCGTACCTGGACGAGCTCGTCACGGAGGAGATGGACGACGAGCAGATCTGGCAGCAGCTGGAGCTGAAGAACGATCACTTTATCGATCAAGATTTGAAAAAGTTTCTGGAGGTGGTttcgaaaaacgaaaaacgttTGCAGCTACCTTTCACCACCAAAACGCAATCGGAGGTGGGGGATGATTCCGGGGCGGGTTCGTCCGGCGAGGAGATGGAGATGGATTCGGACGAGGAAAATGAAGCGAATGGCGATGGGATGGagtcggaggaggaggacgaacAGGACGGTGAAGAAATGGATTCGGACGAGGAGTTAACTGAAAAGAAGTCGAAAAAGCTAaagaaaaaggacaaaaatggcaaaaagaagaaaaagcaactGAAAGGAAAGAAATCGGTCGTCGATGATCGGTTCTTCAAGCTGGACGATATGGCCCGGTTTTTGGACGAGGAGGATGAACGTGAACGGCGCCGGCAGTACGGGTTGGCGGAGAAGAATCCACTGATCGAGGTGGACTATTTCGATGAACACACTGGGGAG GACGATGGTGATATTTCAGATTTGAAATATTCTGACTTCTTTGAAGACgaagatgatgaggatgatgatacggatgaagatgatgatgaggaggagaaggatgatgacgcagaagaggaagacgaagatGCTAGTGCTGCGGAagaggaggatgaggatgaagacgatgaggaggatgaggatgaCGATGAAGATGAAAGTCCCGATGGTCAGAAAGATGAAGAGGAAGGTGAGCTCTCCGACGAGGCAGAAATGGAACGCAACCGGAAGCTGCGGTACGAAATCTACAAAGGAGAAAACGGCATGTCTCCGCCTCGGTCGGAAAAACCGCCCAAAAAGGCAGTGATCGATCAACCGGACACGAGTGATAGCGAGGAGGAGAAAGCTCCGGACGGGCCAAAATCGTCGTACGAGCTGCGGCAAGAGAAGCTGAAGGAGAAGATTTCCAAAATGGAGGCCGGCATGCTGAAGGACAAACCGTGGCAGCTGAAGGGCGAAATTTCGGCCGAAACGCGACCGAAGAACTCGCTGCTGGAGGAGGTGCTGCAGTACGAGCACACCACCCGCCCGGCACCGGTCGTGACGGAGGACACGACGATGCGCCTCGAGGACATCATCAAGCAGCGCATCCGCAACAAAGCGTTCGACGATGTGGAGCGCAAGGTGCGGCCGCCGGACAATCCGCGCGAGTACCGGAAGCAGCTGGTGCTGGATGGGGAGAAGAGCAAACTGTCGCTGGCGCAGGTGTACGAGCAGGACTATCTGAAACAGCTCGAGTTAGCAAACCCGGACGCTGCAG cGCAAGCAGGCGAAGAGGAGGAACCGAAAGAGCACAAGGAAATACGGAGCATGATGAAGGTGGTACTGGCCCAGCTCGATGCGCTCTCGAACTTCCACTACACGCCGCGACCGGCCGTCCCCGAGCTGAAAATCCTCACCAACACGCCCGCCATCAGCATGGAGGAGGTTGCCCCCGTTGCAACGAGCGATGCCACCCTGCTCGCCCCGGAGGAAGTGCACCGGCGACCCAAGGCCGACGTCATGTCGAAGGACGAACGCACCAAGACGGATCAGAACCGCGAGCGGCGGCTGAAGAAGCGCTTCCAGCGGGAAAAGTACCGCCGCGAAACGGAACGCGAACAGCGCCAGCTGGAAAAGGCCAGCGCGAGCGGCATGGCCAAGCAGAACCGGGCGCTGCAAACGTCGCTGATGAAGAAGGTGACGAAGGCAAAGAACGTGCAGCAAATGGCGGAAACTTCCACCGGTCCGTCCAAATCGTCGACGGCGTTCTTTTCGCAGCTGCAGGATGAGGTCCGGTCGCAGGTGAAGGCGAAGACGGACGGgacgaaaaagaagaagaaaaacacggAAAACCTTATCGCTAGTAATTTTAAGCTGTAG
- the LOC120902986 gene encoding protoheme IX farnesyltransferase, mitochondrial codes for MHKFLANGRLWCDLVRQAGPKATSGHRRPPFAFCTRLDTTGTAYPSCAVVQLYPIRKQHSGSNEGDAAKTAPLHRPVAVPLAVPLSVVPPVVDAKAIVSEISKSVGTLRKSGEDGTKEVVASVTSLPGLSRLIYHYLMLSKIRLTSLVVMTAMAGYAMAPGSFELGTFLLCSAGTTLVSGAANSINQVIETSFDAQMPRTRNRVLVKGHLSRLHAVGFALGASTIGCSMLYYGVNEMTAALGAANLILYTSIYTPMKRYSILNTWVGSVVGAIPPLMGWAACTGGDLGAGAWILAGLLYCWQFPHFNALSWNIRPEYLKAGYKMMANSHPALCTRVSLRHTGFIAGLSLLAPALDVTNVWFALESLPLNAYFAYLAYDFHQKADSKSSRKLFRFSLLHLPLLMALFLLNKKHWQFREDKKSGETTVELQGGGAIAATGVFVSGGERPGEQSSGEYLVPNIVADIGAPTPSPGSIKAIEESLLSNVATVLPTAGKQKL; via the exons ATGCATAAATTCCTCGCAAACGGGCGGTTATGGTGCGACCTCGTGCGTCAAGCCGGACCGAAAGCCACCAGCGGTCACCGCCGTCCACCGTTTGCCTTCTGCACTCGGCTG GACACCACTGGCACAGCGTACCCTTCGTGTGCGGTCGTACAGCTGTACCCGATCCGGAAGCAGCACAGCGGAAGTAATGAAGGCGATGCGGCAAAAACGGCTCCCCTCCATCGACCGGTGGCCGTTCCGTTGGCCGTCCCGCTGTCCGTAGTACCGCCGGTAGTGGACGCTAAAGCCATAGTTAGTGAAATTAGTAAATCGGTCGGAACGCTGCGCAAGAGCGGTGAGGATGGCACGAAGGAAGTGGTTGCCTCCGTGACGTCGCTACCCGGGCTCAGTAGGTTGATTTACCATTATCTTATGTTATCAAAGATCCGATTGACGT CCCTGGTGGTGATGACCGCGATGGCCGGATATGCGATGGCACCGGGTTCGTTCGAGCTGGGGACGTTTCTGCTCTGCTCGGCCGGCACGACGCTCGTCTCGGGTGCGGCCAACTCCATCAACCAGGTCATTGAAACGTCGTTCGACGCACAAATGCCCCGCACGCGCAACCGAGTGCTCGTTAAAGGACATCTCTC aCGCCTGCACGCGGTCGGCTTTGCGCTCGGTGCCAGCACGATCGGCTGCAGCATGCTGTACTACGGCGTGAACGAAATGACGGCCGCCCTGGGCGCCGCCAATCTCATCCTTTACACCAGCATCTACACCCCAATGAAACGCTACAGTATTCTGAATACGTGGGTCGGCTCGGTCGTCGGCGCCATTCCGCCGCTGATGGGCTGGGCTGCCTGCACCGGCGGCGACCTGGGCGCCGGCGCATGGATCCTGGCCGGGTTGCTGTACTGCTGGCAGTTTCCTCACTTTAACGCGCTGTCGTGGAACATCCGGCCGGAGTATCTTAAGGCCGGCTACAAAATGATGGCCAACTCACACCCGGCCCTGTGTACGCGCGTTTCCCTGCGGCATACCGGGTTCATTGCCGGTTTGTCGCTGCTCGCTCCCGCGCTAGATGTGACGAACGTTTGGTTCGCACTGGAATCCCTTCCGCTGAATGCTTACTTTGCCTACCTGGCGTACGATTTCCATCAGAAGGCGGACAGTAAAAGCTCGCGCAAGCTGTTCCGCTTCTCGCTGCTCCATCTGCCCCTGCTGATGGCACTGTTTCTGCTGAACAAAAAGCACTGGCAGTTTAGGGAGGACAAGAAGAGCGGGGAAACAACGGTCGAGCTGCAGGGTGGTGGTGCCATCGCTGCTacgggtgtgtttgtgagtggtGGTGAGCGGCCGGGGGAGCAGAGCAGCGGCGAATACCTTGTACCAAATATTGTGGCCGACATTGGGGCACCTACACCGTCCCCCGGTAGTATCAAGGCGATCGAGGAGAGTTTGCTATCGAACGTGGCCACCGTGCTACCGACGGCGGGCAAACAGAAGCTTTGa
- the LOC120902484 gene encoding ethanolaminephosphotransferase 1: protein MTSDAYLTKEHLAGFDNYKYNAKDTSPLSIYVMHPFWNWLVEYFPKWIAPNLMTFAGFLFTVANFVMLSWYDWGFWASTDLENTTPVPNWFWVVAAVNIFLAYTLDGIDGKQARRIKLSGPLGELFDHGLDSYSAFFIPACLYSIFGRGPTSVPPIRMYYIMWTIFFNFYLSHWEKYNTGVLYLPWGYDLGMWGSVLMYLATWMFGYQLWKVDLPWGVSAGQLMELCLHVSAMSNLPMVVYNMYRSYKDRTGKMRTMKEAMRPLFTYGSFMFVCLLWVFVSPSDIMNRDPRAVYIMTGTIFSNISCRLIVSQMSNTTAETFNWMTGVLCAAILMSLTMPLLERPILYLLVIGSSLAHWHYGSGVVQQMCVHFNRRCFMVTKPEESKE from the exons ATGACCAGTGACGCTTACCTGACCAAGGAGCATCTAGCCGGGTTCGATAATTATAAG TACAATGCCAAGGACACCTCACCGCTCAGTATTTACGTTATGCATCCGTTCTGGAACTGGCTCGTAGAG TATTTTCCAAAATGGATTGCACCTAACCTGATGACGTTTGCCGGTTTCCTGTTCACGGTCGCCAACTTCGTGATGCTGTCCTGGTACGATTGGGGCTTCTGGGCGAGCACGGATCTGGAAAACACCACACCCGTGCCGAACTGGTTTTGGGTGGTGGCTGCGGTCAACATCTTCCTCGCCTACACGCTGGACGGCATCGATGGCAAGCAGGCGCGAAGAATCAAGCtgtccggcccgctcggtgagCTGTTCGACCATGGGCTCGACTCGTACTCGGCGTTCTTCATACCGGCCTGCCTGTACAGCATTTTTGGGCGCGGCCCGACGTCGGTGCCGCCGATACGCATGTACTACATCATGTGGACGATCTTTTTCAACTTTTATCTATCGCACTGGGAGAAGTACAACACGGGCGTGCTGTATCTGCCCTGGGGGTACGATCTCGGCATGTGG GGTTCGGTGTTGATGTATCTAGCGACGTGGATGTTTGGCTATCAGCTGTGGAAGGTGGACCTGCCCTGGGGTGTATCGGCCGGTCAGCTGATGGAGCTGTGTCTGCACGTGAGTGCCATGTCCAATCTGCCGATGGTGGTGTACAACATGTACCGCTCGTACAAGGACCGCACCGGCAAGATGCGCACGATGAAGGAAGCGATGCGACCGCTGTTCACGTACGGCAGCTTCATGTTCGTCTGCCTGCTGTGGGTGTTTGTGTCGCCGAGCGACATCATGAACCGGGATCCGCGTGCGGTCTACATTATGACGGGGACCATTTTTAGCAACATTAGT tGTCGATTAATTGTGTCACAAATGTCCAACACGACGGCGGAAACGTTCAACTGGATGACGGGCGTACTATGCGCGGCCATTTTAATGAGCCTCACGATGCCCCTGCTCGAACGACCGATACTGTACTTGCTCGTGATCGGATCCTCGCTAGCCCATTGGCACTACGGTTCCGGTGTG GTGCAGCAAATGTGTGTACACTTTAACCGACGGTGCTTTATGGTGACGAAACCAGAAGAATCCAAAGAATAG
- the LOC120902904 gene encoding anamorsin homolog, producing MNFVQENNHVLYLWAGTVGPEIEQEVNAIKTIPNVQVNVENVERLQLAEYGKSQFDVILAQVATGNSTLVTLLVKLLKPKGKCVFRDDSAASVEQARSNLLLAGFINIVASDSNVYVAEKPDYEVGSKSKLSFAKKSNVAAVWKLDDNEEEERIDDEELLDEDDKAKPTEESLRVCGTTGKRKACKDCSCGLAEELDAEAKGKALTDTSAAKSSCGSCYLGDAFRCATCPYLGMPAFKPGEKIVLTDTQMQADI from the exons ATGAATTTCGTGCAAGAAAATAACCACGTCCTGTACCTGTGGGCCGGTACGGTCGGGCCCGAGATCGAGCAGGAAGTGAACGCAATCAAAACCATTCCGAACGTGCAGGTCAATGTGGAAAACGTAGAGCGCCTTCAGCTTG CCGAGTATGGAAAGTCACAGTTTGATGTAATTCTGGCCCAAGTTGCGACTGGAAATTCTACCCTCGTTACGCTGCTGGTCAAGCTGCTCAAGCCCAAGGGGAAGTGCGTGTTTCGGGATGATTCAGCAGCGAGCGTCGAACAGGCACGCTCTAATCTGCTGCTGGCGGGATTTATCAACATTGTGGCATCGGACAGTAATG TGTATGTTGCCGAGAAGCCAGACTACGAGGTGGGATCGAAATCGAAGCTATCGTTTGCGAAAAAATCAAACGTTGCCGCCGTGTGGAAGCTGGATGAcaacgaggaggaggagcgtaTCGACGACGAGGAGCTGCTGGATGAGGATGATAAGGCCAAACCGACGGAGGAATCGCTGCGAG TTTGTGGAACGacgggcaaaaggaaggcATGCAAGGATTGTTCCTGCGGGCTGGCGGAGGAGCTGGATGCAGAAGCAAAGGGCAAAGCACTGACCGACACATCGGCGGCGAAATCCTCTTGCGGAAGT TGCTACTTGGGAGATGCGTTCCGTTGTGCCACCTGTCCATATCTGGGCATGCCGGCATTCAAACCGGGCGAGAAAATCGTGCTCACCGATACGCAAATGCAGGCGGACATTTAA
- the LOC120903150 gene encoding uncharacterized protein LOC120903150 — protein MLRFALLFVALAAFVAGGPTVRKDEAANAITPPTEPVEVEVKPSEEPVKLPVSNDEPANDASTSTTTASETKPTDSVSTTTVPSTTGEASPSPSPTTSSSTTTKAPTTAASVTSSVPTTKPPRKTITFDQRQEGKYNIRADLENFVIVVVPSGSSSGASLLDLLTRSAHKKDALHQTRKASHKRKHHKAHSAAQKKIAQATPEVIVLDETHQRSGQLETEEFIEGRTPYKVDLSSSARSVDGADSNDHHHHQAAAVAGNKPSSFTFSLEPSVAAGRLVRFPSGNYPQPQADGRALRFGGHPNTNTLAATTSSNNPSGSSTSATNNLRLLPPGDGDNAQSRRDGNSLLVLRPGSGSDGGAIGRDADPGDDRLQSAGGYLPPATVLVEPYHSYHAPSSFDSLEYEPARSDVDMTQLQLEPDYREYDELTPIGDETDGGLVVGDWEELRLLGAQEQCGPDRKRDSYGVCQFVQP, from the coding sequence ATGCTACGATTTGCGCTGCTGTTCGTAGCACTGGCGGCATTCGTGGCCGGCGGGCCTACGGTAAGAAAGGATGAGGCGGCGAACGCCATAACGCCCCCCACGGAACCCGTTGAAGTTGAAGTGAAACCAAGCGAGGAACCTGTCAAGCTTCCGGTCAGTAACGATGAGCCAGCGAACGATGCCAGTACCAGTACCACCACGGCGAGCGAGACGAAACCCACGGACAGCGTTTCCACCACAACGGTACCGTCGACAACGGGCGAAGCATCTCCATCGCCATCTCCGACCACCTCATCCTCGACCACCACGAAAGCACCCACCACGGCCGCTAGTGTGACGTCCTCGGTGCCAACGACCAAACCTCCCCGCAAGACGATCACGTTCGATCAGCGCCAGGAAGGGAAGTACAACATTCGGGCCGATTTGGAAAACTTTGTGATCGTGGTCGTACCGTCCGGTTCGTCGTCTGGCGCTTCCCTGCTCGATCTGCTGACCCGCTCCGCCCACAAGAAGGACGCCCTGCATCAAACGCGCAAAGCGTCGCACAAGCGCAAGCACCACAAAGCTCACTCGGCCGCCCAGAAGAAGATCGCCCAAGCGACGCCGGAGGTGATCGTGCTGGACGAAACGCACCAGCGGTCGGGCCAGCTCGAGACGGAAGAGTTCATCGAGGGCCGCACACCGTACAAGGTGGATCTGTCGAGCAGTGCGCGCAGTGTCGACGGGGCGGATAGTAAtgatcatcaccaccatcaggcagcagcagtagcaggcAACAAACCATCATCGTTCACGTTCAGCCTGGAACCGTCGGTAGCGGCGGGCCGTTTGGTTCGCTTCCCGTCAGGTAACTATCCCCAGCCGCAGGCCGACGGGCGAGCGCTGCGGTTCGGCGGACATCCTAACACTAACACCCTGGCAGCCACCACCAGTAGCAATAATCCTAGCGGTAGTAGTACTAGTGCGACTAACAACCTGCGCCTTCTTCCTCCTGGTGATGGGGACAACGCGCAATCACGGCGTGACGGTAACTCCCTGCTAGTGCTTCGTCCGGGCAGCGGCAGCGACGGCGGTGCGATCGGGCGCGATGCCGACCCGGGTGACGATCGGCTGCAGTCGGCGGGCGGCTACCTTCCACCGGCCACCGTACTGGTCGAGCCTTACCATTCTTACCATGCACCTTCCTCCTTCGACAGCCTAGAGTACGAGCCGGCGCGCTCCGACGTGGACATGACGCAGCTGCAGCTCGAGCCGGACTACCGGGAGTACGACGAGCTGACGCCGATCGGGGACGAGACGGACGGTGGACTGGTGGTGGGGGATTGGGAGGAGCTGCGGCTACTCGGTGCCCAGGAGCAGTGCGGTCCGGACCGGAAGCGGGACAGTTACGGCGTGTGTCAGTTCGTGCAGCCGTGA